The nucleotide window TTTGCGAAAAATACCTGCACGGCTTTATTCCATAGCTAGCAGCTTATCAGCGAGTCCTGACGAAGTCCATGTAACAATTGGGGCGGTCCGCTATGATGCCCATGGCCGCGGCCGTAATGGGGTTTGCTCGATACAAACCGCAGAAAGGCTCAACGCAGGTGACACGGTGAAGGTCTATGTTCAACAGAACGAAAATTTTAAACTGCCGCAAAATCCGGAGACACCCATCATCATGATTGGACCGGGAACAGGAGTAGCACCGTTTCGCTCCTTTATGCAGGAGCTTGAAGAAATCGGATCCACTGCAAAATCTTGGCTGTTCTTCGGTGATCAACATTTTGTGACAGATTTCCTTTATCAAATCGAGTGGCAAAAGTGGCTGAAAAATGGCACGCTGACGAAATTGGATGTTGCTTTTTCCCGTGACAGCAATCAAAAAGTATACGTTCAGCACCGTATGCTCGAACATAGTAAAGAATTATTCGAGTGGCTGCAACAAGGAGCCGCCCTATACATTTGTGGCGATGAAAAACACATGGCCCACGACGTCCACAACACATTACTCGATATTATTGAAAAAGAAGGCGCCATGAGCCGTGAACAAGCAGTAGCATATCTTACAGACTTGCAGCAGCAAAAACGTTACCAAAGGGATGTCTATTGAGAGGAGTTTTTTTTACATGCTGAAACAAATTTTAACAGCACCGGAGGGAGCTCCGAGCGATGTCGAACGAATAAAGGATGAGAGCAACTTTTTACGTGGCACCTTAAAGGAGGTTATGCAAGACCGGGTCAGCGCCGGCATTCCTGATGATGATAACCGCTTAATGAAACATCATGGCAGCTATTTGCAGGATGACCGCGACCTCCGCAACGAACGACAAAAACAAAAATTAGAACCTGCCTATCAGTTTATGCTGCGTGTTCGTGCCCCAGGTGGTGTGGTAACACCAGATCAATGGCAGGTTTTGGATGGGCTCGCGGACAAAAACGCAAATGGCACGATAAAATTGACTACCCGGCAATCGTTTCAATTTCATGGGATTTTAAAATGGAATATGAAAAATACGATTCAGGAAATCCATCAATCCTTATTAACTACACTGGCGGCGTGCGGTGATGTTAACCGGAACGTGATGTGTAACCCAAATCCTGATCAATCGGAGATTCATGCAGAGGTGTATGAATGGGCGAAATATTTAAGTGAATACCTATTGCCACGTACAAGAGCCTATCATGAAATTTGGCTCGATGAGGAAAAGGTAGCAGCCACACCAGATATCGAAGAAGAACCCATGTATGGAGCCCTTTATTTACCACGGAAGTTTAAAATCGGGATTGCCGTGCCACCATCAAATGATATTGATGTTTTTTCACAGGATTTAGGCCTCATTGCCATTGTTGAAAATGGTAAATTAATAGGGTTTAACCTGGCCATCGGCGGGGGGATGGGGATGTCGCATGGCGATAAAGCAACCTATCCACAGGTAGCAAAAGTCATCGGCTTCTGTACGCCTGAACAAGTGGTAGAGGTGGCAGAAAAAACGATTACGATCCAACGTGATTACGGCAATCGTTCTGTTAGGAAAAATGCCCGCTTCAAGTACACAGTGGACCGTTTAGGTCT belongs to Neobacillus sp. OS1-2 and includes:
- the cysI gene encoding assimilatory sulfite reductase (NADPH) hemoprotein subunit — encoded protein: MLKQILTAPEGAPSDVERIKDESNFLRGTLKEVMQDRVSAGIPDDDNRLMKHHGSYLQDDRDLRNERQKQKLEPAYQFMLRVRAPGGVVTPDQWQVLDGLADKNANGTIKLTTRQSFQFHGILKWNMKNTIQEIHQSLLTTLAACGDVNRNVMCNPNPDQSEIHAEVYEWAKYLSEYLLPRTRAYHEIWLDEEKVAATPDIEEEPMYGALYLPRKFKIGIAVPPSNDIDVFSQDLGLIAIVENGKLIGFNLAIGGGMGMSHGDKATYPQVAKVIGFCTPEQVVEVAEKTITIQRDYGNRSVRKNARFKYTVDRLGLQTVKEELENRLGWRLEEAKPYHFDHNGDRYGWTQGVQGKWHYTLFIQNGRVADFADYKLKSGLQEIAKIHTGDFRLTPNQNLVIANVSSQKKKEITELMEKYGLSDGKHHSAIRRSSMACVALPTCGLAMAESERYLPVLMGKIEEIVDENGLRDKEITIRMTGCPNGCARPALAEIALIGKAVGKYNMYVGAAHDGSRLNKMYRENIGEEEILNEMRNLLSRYAKERYEGEHFGDFVIRAEIIEATTDGTNFHE